One window of the Primulina eburnea isolate SZY01 chromosome 18, ASM2296580v1, whole genome shotgun sequence genome contains the following:
- the LOC140819144 gene encoding uncharacterized protein, with translation MAPYEALYGRKCIFSVLGQGRTYEGCDEIGKMGKLSPRYIGLFEIQERVGTLAYRVSLPSNVVGVHNVIHVSMLRKYMWNPSHVLNYKSLQLTLNLSFKERHTQIFDRQERRLRTKVIHVIKFKWLNHSVEEIRTT, from the exons atggctccatatgaggcaTTATATGGGAGGAAGTGCATTTTCAGTGTATTGGGACAAG GTCGAACgtatgaagggtgtgatgagattggGAAAATGGGCAAGCTCAGTCCTAGATACATAGGGCTGTTTGAGATCCAagagagagttgggacactcgCATACAGAGTTTCATTACCTTCGAACGTGGTGGGAGTTCATAATGTGATCCATGTCTccatgctgcggaagtacatgtgGAATCCGTCGCATGTGCTGAACTATAAGTCACTTCAGCTAACACTGAACCTGTCTTTCAAGGAGAGACACACTCAGATATTTGACAGACAAGAGAGGAGGCTACGGACCAAGGTGATCCACGTGATCAAattcaagtggctgaatcattccGTGGAGGAAATTCGAACTACGTAA